The genomic region CGAGCACATTTGACCTAACCAGAAtccttttttatattcatCAATTGCAGATTGTAAAGTATTAACGTTAGAAACGGTAAACCTTTGCAGAAAATATCTATCAATATTTGATCTGCCGATAACACTGCTGCTTTCTACTAATTGGTAAGTTCTTAACACAAGTAGCAAATATGATTCCATAACCGTTTGAAGCAATAGTAAGAAACGTAAAGCTGAATACTTTTTCATAAGAGACATTTGAAACGTTACGATGCGAATCAATTCCAACGAATCTTGCAAACACGagttaaaaacggttttttgatTAGTGGGTATTCAGTTTATTAGGGCAGGATGAGGGCGGTTTTTAGGCGAGGATGGTAGCATCAATCTCCACGCAGGTGACTGGAGTTCCATCGGCGGCGGTCAGGCCAACCTGAACCTGCACAGTGATACCGGTAAGCGGGAGTTCCATGGAGTAGTTGAGCTCGTAGTCGAACGACTGTCCGGCAGCAATCGGGCAGGAAGCGCCAACAATGCCGACAGCGCAGGCGTCTTCAAGATCCGCCGGAATTTCAAAGCCAACATCCAGTCCGAGCAGGAAGGCGTTGAGGTAGGCAGTCAGGGTGGGCGTGGCAACAGGAGACACGATGCCAAAGCCACGGGCAATCAGTGGTGCACCAGAAGTGATGGTGCACGGCAGAGCAGTGCATCCCTCAATGCTGAGGCTTGCCGGGGTTGGCCTTCCACCGCCGCCTAGACCGTGTAGGAATCATTTTTAGATTACCATTTTAGTCCTAGTCAACGACGGTGCTGTACTTACATGCTCGGAACGGGGTCTGTCCGAAGACGATGGCCGGCAGCAGGGCCGCGATCAGCAGGAACTTGTACATTTCGCTTGGCTGTGGTTTGTGTGCTTTCCAGTGGAACTGACTGATGTTGCTTATAGACACCGCTTAAATACTGGAAGCACGATGTTTGCTGCTGGGGGTTCGAATCTGCGGACGCTTTGCAATCAAGCAGATTAGCCAAATTCTTCTATCGTTGTTTCTTATCGATCGCCAAAATAATGGTAGCCACAAAAGGGAGCCATTAATTGTCGCGTATGTGTTTGTTTCGACTTTATCTTTGCATTACCTAAAAAACCCACGATTGGAAAAAATACGATGTAAAAAAAGCagcataatatttatttttcctgatTATTGGATCGCCTTGGTTCTACTTACAAAGTTTATTTCCTGTATCGTTGAGTCCCAAGATCGATTGGTATCCGATACATTTATCGTTTTTACTAAATAATTGGAATCAATTCCTTTTTATTGtaagtttcttttttactaAGTTTCTTGTTTATTCATCTTTAGTCCTCGAGGAgtttgtaaaattaattaaattatttgatcgTTTTCATTTAATGTTTAAACTGCATTGTACAGTATATGCAATCAATCGGTAAAACGTATTGAGGTATTATCGATTGAATACTCGTAGCCGATAATCGGAACGGAAAGAAGGATTAGCTGCACTTTACCTCTAAGGATACttattgttccttttttcttcttcttgtgtGTGAATAATTCACCCACTGTGGGGGGTAAATTGTTTGTTCCATCGGTTGGGtgaacaattaaaacaaaaagcgcaCGATAAGATAGAAAAATTTGGCAGAAAAATAACACCTTACTGTGGGGAACTTTGTTACGTCAAGGCATCAAGGGTACAGCATTTCTATCTTTTCACCTGTGAGGATTTCTTATCGATGTTTTATTGCGTAATAACCAGATCTTACGCTAAGGATCAGTTTTTAATACGTGAAGACCGGCTTGAAGTTACATACTCAGGTGGAGCGGTAGATGTTTTAATAATAAGCAAAATGATTCTtgtgggggtccgcgacagccgagcgttAGCACTGGTTAGAAAATAGGCCCATGatcgccggggctcaccacctcgacggcgtgggttcgaatcccaaccgagaccggaccctccctcctgtacgagaggactgactatccacgtacaacagggaaacaagtctcgtaagcccttaacgggcaggcatgaccaagaggtcgtgacaccaagaagaagaagaagaagaagattcttGTGAGCAGTGAGAAGTTACTATACCAGAGAAGGTCATTTTTATCCATTGTTCCTTTATTTCTATTGTAAGTTTATATGAATTCATGTTTAACAGATTGTCTCCTTCGAGACTGACTTCATTTGAGCGTAATGTTGCAATTTACCATTTACCTCCATCCATGgttatattttgtttgaacGATCCATGGTTATATTTTGTTATCAACGAGAGCCTTACGCAGTTTATCGCAAACGAAAAATATTGCTAGAAGACACTCCCAGCATTCGTTTGTGTACGATATAAGTTTTATCGATAAGAAATCCTATAAAGTTACTTATCGTCTAAATTTCGAGAATCAAAGGGGAACCCAAGGGCGCAGTTCATtacttcatttttcatcggaaGAAGGGTTCAATTCATGTagctatttttaaacaattttatttgtaaGTTACATATCATTTATCCGCTAATACGGGCATCAATGTCGATACAGGTAATATATGTACCGTCCGCTGCTCTCAGACCGACTTCCACTTGCGCGGTAATACCGACAATCGGAAGTACCATGGCATACTCTAGCGTGTAGTCAAAAGTCTGTCCGGCAGTGAGAGGACACGATGCTCCTGTGATGCCCACGGCACAAGCATCCTGGAGATCTTCAGGGATGTTAAATCCAAGGTCTAGACCGAACAGAGTAGCGCGTAGGTATGCGGTTACGGTGGGAGTGGCCACTGGTGTGGTGATTGTAGCATGAGCTCTTAG from Anopheles coustani chromosome 3, idAnoCousDA_361_x.2, whole genome shotgun sequence harbors:
- the LOC131271351 gene encoding uncharacterized protein LOC131271351 produces the protein MYKFLLIAALLPAIVFGQTPFRACGGGRPTPASLSIEGCTALPCTITSGAPLIARGFGIVSPVATPTLTAYLNAFLLGLDVGFEIPADLEDACAVGIVGASCPIAAGQSFDYELNYSMELPLTGITVQVQVGLTAADGTPVTCVEIDATILA
- the LOC131271352 gene encoding mite group 2 allergen-like Ixo r 2; this translates as MIKFLLIAAILPAVVFGQTPFRPCSGRPAPVSVNIEGCTALPCDIVSGVPLRAHATITTPVATPTVTAYLRATLFGLDLGFNIPEDLQDACAVGITGASCPLTAGQTFDYTLEYAMVLPIVGITAQVEVGLRAADGTYITCIDIDARISG